In Streptomyces sp. DG2A-72, one genomic interval encodes:
- a CDS encoding metallophosphoesterase, which yields MAARVPNVAALNRVRRAPRALARRYRSRRPHPAVELVPQPHPWSRALGLVAVVLLGAWLGLLIVGNVRVPVGPMDTTMTLRPSLAGGTKINVSPLGALQLDSHVAPVRLDVNVDQLDPVRSQALVDHPERISGLQDEVAEDVGHGTLDLAVRSCVAVVSGATALGLAVYRRPRRALAAGGLALTLLAASGGTAFATWNPNSVLEPKFSGLLSSAPSLVGDARSIVTEFDVYQKELARLVTNVTKLYDATSTLPAYQPDPTTIRVLHVSDIHLNPASWKIIASLVKQYEVNVIVDSGDTMDHGTAAENGFLDPIEDLGAPYVWVRGNHDSMITQRYLERMKNVHVLDDGRAVSVAGLRFAGIGDPQFTPDRTNEIGAEQSQELAGARLATALRDQKAAGNPVDVAVAHEPPAARETDGQVPLVLAGHLHHSEMEVMPYGTRLRIEGSTGGSGLRAIEGKYPDPIETSILYFDRDTRRLQAWDEIRLGGLGLTTAEVARHLPEENQPGAAPTPTPTPTPTPSPSPSPTPATTSP from the coding sequence ATGGCCGCCCGCGTTCCCAACGTCGCCGCCCTGAACCGCGTACGCCGGGCACCGCGTGCGCTCGCCCGCCGCTACCGTTCCCGCCGCCCGCACCCCGCCGTCGAACTCGTCCCCCAGCCGCACCCCTGGAGCCGCGCCCTGGGGCTGGTCGCGGTCGTGCTGCTGGGCGCCTGGCTGGGCCTGCTGATCGTCGGGAACGTCCGGGTTCCCGTCGGGCCCATGGACACCACCATGACCCTGCGCCCCTCGCTCGCCGGGGGCACGAAGATCAACGTCTCGCCGCTCGGCGCGCTGCAACTGGACAGCCATGTCGCCCCGGTCCGCCTGGACGTGAACGTCGACCAGCTCGACCCGGTCCGCTCCCAGGCCCTCGTCGACCATCCCGAACGCATCTCCGGCCTCCAGGACGAAGTCGCCGAGGACGTCGGGCACGGCACGCTCGACCTCGCCGTACGCTCCTGCGTCGCCGTCGTCTCCGGCGCCACCGCCCTCGGCCTCGCGGTCTACCGCCGCCCCCGCCGCGCCCTCGCGGCCGGCGGCCTCGCCCTCACCCTCCTCGCCGCGTCCGGCGGCACGGCCTTCGCCACCTGGAACCCGAACTCGGTCCTCGAGCCCAAGTTCTCCGGCCTGCTCTCCTCCGCACCCTCCCTGGTCGGCGACGCACGCAGCATCGTCACCGAATTCGACGTCTACCAGAAGGAGTTGGCGCGCCTCGTCACCAACGTGACGAAGCTGTACGACGCCACGTCCACGCTCCCGGCCTACCAGCCCGACCCGACCACGATCCGGGTCCTGCACGTCTCGGACATCCACCTCAACCCGGCGAGCTGGAAGATCATCGCCTCGCTGGTCAAGCAGTACGAGGTGAACGTGATCGTCGACTCCGGCGACACCATGGACCACGGCACGGCCGCCGAGAACGGCTTCCTGGACCCGATCGAGGACCTGGGCGCCCCGTACGTCTGGGTCCGCGGCAACCACGACTCCATGATCACCCAGCGCTATCTGGAGCGTATGAAGAACGTCCACGTCCTCGACGACGGCCGCGCGGTGTCCGTCGCGGGCCTGCGCTTCGCGGGCATCGGCGACCCCCAGTTCACCCCCGACCGCACGAACGAGATCGGCGCCGAGCAGTCGCAGGAACTGGCGGGCGCGCGGCTGGCCACCGCCCTGCGCGACCAGAAGGCCGCCGGAAACCCGGTCGACGTGGCCGTCGCCCATGAGCCGCCCGCGGCCCGCGAGACGGACGGCCAGGTGCCGCTGGTCCTGGCGGGCCACCTCCACCACTCCGAGATGGAGGTCATGCCGTACGGCACCCGTCTGCGCATCGAGGGCTCCACGGGCGGCAGCGGCCTGCGCGCGATCGAGGGCAAGTACCCCGACCCGATCGAGACGTCGATCCTCTACTTCGACCGCGACACCCGCCGCCTCCAGGCCTGGGACGAGATCAGACTGGGCGGCCTGGGCCTGACGACGGCGGAGGTGGCCCGCCACCTCCCGGAGGAGAACCAGCCGGGAGCCGCCCCGACACCCACCCCGACACCCACTCCGACCCCGTCCCCGTCACCCTCCCCCACCCCCGCGACCACATCCCCGTAA
- a CDS encoding amino acid permease → MTDDAKVSGLSDEERLAQLGYTQVLARRMSAFSNYAVSFTIISVLSGCLTLYLFGMNTGGPAVITWGWVAVGLMTLFVGLAMAEICSAYPTSAGLYFWAHRLAPPRTAAAWAWFTGWFNVLGQVAVTAGIDFGAASFLGAYLNLQFDFEVTPGRTILLFAGILVLHGLLNTFGVRVVGLLNSVSVWWHVLGVAVIVGALTFSPDRHQSASFVFGEFVNNTGWGSSVYVVAIGLLMAQYTFTGYDASAHMTEETHDASTAGPKGIVRSIWTSWIAGFVLLLGFTFAIQSYEGALTSSTGAPPAQILLDALGATAGKLLLLVVIGAQLFCGMASVTANSRMIYAFSRDGALPFSHVWHTVNPRTRTPVAAVWLAAAGALLLGLPYLINATAYAAVTSIAVIGLYIAYVIPTLLRLRKGEDFERGPWHLGRWSRPIGVVAVAWVVVITVLFMLPQVSPVTSETFNYAPVAVLVVLGFAATWWLASARHWFLNPDHERTIAREASRTGTPEPVDP, encoded by the coding sequence ATGACAGATGACGCCAAAGTGAGTGGGCTGTCTGACGAAGAGCGATTGGCCCAGCTCGGCTACACGCAGGTCCTTGCCCGCCGCATGTCGGCGTTCTCCAACTACGCGGTCTCCTTCACGATCATCTCGGTCCTGTCGGGATGTCTGACGCTGTATCTGTTCGGCATGAACACCGGCGGTCCCGCCGTGATCACCTGGGGCTGGGTCGCGGTCGGACTGATGACCCTGTTCGTGGGCCTGGCGATGGCCGAGATCTGCTCGGCGTACCCGACGTCGGCGGGCCTGTACTTCTGGGCGCACCGGCTGGCGCCCCCGCGTACGGCCGCCGCGTGGGCCTGGTTCACGGGCTGGTTCAACGTGCTCGGCCAGGTCGCGGTGACCGCGGGCATCGACTTCGGGGCGGCGTCCTTCCTGGGCGCGTACCTGAACCTGCAGTTCGACTTCGAGGTGACGCCCGGCCGCACGATCCTCCTCTTCGCGGGGATCCTGGTGCTGCACGGCCTGCTGAACACCTTCGGGGTGCGGGTGGTGGGCCTGCTCAACAGCGTGAGCGTGTGGTGGCATGTGCTCGGCGTGGCGGTGATCGTCGGCGCACTCACCTTCTCCCCGGACCGGCACCAGTCCGCGTCCTTCGTGTTCGGCGAGTTCGTGAACAACACGGGCTGGGGCAGCAGCGTGTACGTCGTCGCGATCGGCCTGCTGATGGCCCAGTACACCTTCACCGGCTACGACGCCTCCGCCCACATGACGGAGGAGACACACGACGCGTCGACGGCGGGCCCGAAGGGAATCGTCCGCTCCATCTGGACGTCATGGATAGCCGGTTTCGTGCTGTTGCTCGGCTTCACCTTCGCGATCCAGTCGTACGAGGGTGCTCTCACGTCCTCGACGGGGGCTCCGCCCGCGCAGATCCTGCTCGACGCGCTCGGCGCGACGGCGGGCAAGCTGCTGCTCCTGGTCGTGATCGGGGCGCAGCTGTTCTGCGGGATGGCGTCGGTGACGGCCAACAGCCGGATGATCTACGCCTTCTCCAGGGACGGCGCGCTGCCCTTCTCCCACGTCTGGCACACGGTGAACCCGCGCACCCGCACCCCCGTGGCGGCGGTGTGGCTGGCGGCGGCGGGCGCCCTGCTGCTCGGGCTGCCGTACCTGATCAATGCCACGGCGTACGCGGCGGTGACGTCGATCGCGGTGATCGGCCTGTACATCGCCTACGTCATCCCGACGCTGCTGCGGCTGCGGAAGGGCGAGGACTTCGAGCGCGGGCCGTGGCACCTGGGGCGCTGGTCGCGGCCGATCGGAGTGGTGGCGGTGGCGTGGGTCGTCGTGATCACGGTCCTGTTCATGCTGCCGCAGGTCTCCCCGGTCACCTCGGAGACCTTCAACTACGCCCCGGTCGCCGTCCTCGTCGTCCTCGGCTTCGCCGCGACCTGGTGGCTGGCCTCGGCCCGGCACTGGTTCCTCAACCCCGACCACGAACGGACCATCGCCCGCGAGGCGTCCCGCACGGGCACGCCCGAACCGGTCGATCCGTAA
- a CDS encoding metallopeptidase family protein, which produces MLEMTREEFEELVAEALDRIPPELTRLMDNVAVFVEDEPPVDDPELLGLYEGTPLTDRGEWYAGVLPDRITIYRGPTLRMCESREEVVEETEVTVVHEIAHHFGIDDARLHALGYG; this is translated from the coding sequence GTGCTGGAGATGACGCGCGAGGAGTTCGAGGAACTGGTCGCCGAGGCGCTGGACCGTATCCCGCCGGAGCTGACGCGGCTGATGGACAACGTCGCGGTGTTCGTCGAGGACGAACCGCCCGTGGACGATCCCGAGCTGCTCGGCCTGTACGAGGGGACTCCGCTGACCGATCGCGGGGAGTGGTACGCCGGGGTGCTGCCGGACCGGATCACGATCTACCGGGGGCCGACGCTGCGGATGTGCGAGTCGCGGGAGGAGGTCGTGGAGGAGACCGAGGTGACGGTGGTGCATGAGATCGCGCATCACTTCGGGATCGACGACGCCCGGCTGCACGCGCTGGGATACGGCTGA
- a CDS encoding GNAT family N-acetyltransferase, with the protein MEELVRLGDIEQAAAGDRRPIWAAQGRHDGSLGPGVRAWRHGSALAVASPDLSQRDRLAIQGDRTDAITLVRRVLDEIGPSYRPFAEAPLIDAVVREIPGLVPVHEFFWMETASRPGTAPADVQWLEARQEKAATALFDRFFPDSYAQPGRVGVRRWAGILGSLESGAAAEPLAVAADAWSAIGCGYMAGVCTHPATRGRGLAQAVCGFVVDDLVHRYGRAALIVDAANTPAIAAYERLGMTKHLSAAARFSPR; encoded by the coding sequence GTGGAAGAGCTTGTACGACTCGGTGACATCGAGCAGGCCGCGGCCGGAGACAGGCGGCCGATCTGGGCCGCCCAGGGACGGCACGACGGCAGTCTGGGGCCGGGCGTGCGGGCCTGGCGCCACGGAAGTGCCCTGGCGGTGGCGAGTCCAGACCTCTCGCAACGGGATCGGCTTGCGATCCAGGGCGACCGAACCGACGCGATCACCTTGGTGCGGCGAGTACTGGATGAAATCGGACCGTCTTATCGCCCCTTCGCGGAGGCACCCTTGATCGATGCCGTGGTGCGGGAGATACCCGGCCTCGTGCCGGTCCACGAATTCTTCTGGATGGAGACTGCGTCCCGGCCCGGTACTGCCCCCGCCGACGTGCAATGGCTGGAAGCTCGACAGGAGAAAGCAGCTACGGCACTCTTCGATCGCTTCTTCCCTGACTCATACGCGCAACCGGGACGCGTCGGCGTACGCCGATGGGCCGGAATCCTCGGCAGCCTGGAAAGCGGCGCAGCCGCGGAGCCTTTGGCGGTCGCGGCCGATGCGTGGTCAGCAATCGGCTGCGGGTACATGGCCGGGGTATGCACTCACCCCGCAACCCGCGGCCGCGGGCTGGCACAGGCCGTCTGCGGCTTCGTCGTGGACGATCTGGTCCACCGGTACGGACGGGCCGCGCTCATTGTGGATGCCGCCAACACGCCGGCGATCGCCGCGTACGAACGCCTCGGCATGACCAAACACCTCTCCGCAGCGGCGCGCTTCTCTCCCCGGTGA
- a CDS encoding M15 family metallopeptidase, which produces MTEIVLMSDPRIAAIPVADCGEELRDVRLQESVAVDPRKEDRSGAFAHLRDGVLARLLEAQKLLPDGVCLLFIEGYRPPALQRFYFERYADELRADNPSWSAAQVRDAASRYVSPPEIAPHSAGAAVDLTLMSADGRELDMGTRVNASPEESDGTCYTDARNVAPEARDNRRLLGDALTAAGLVNYPTEWWHWSYGDRYWAHATGAEHAIYGPRERA; this is translated from the coding sequence ATGACCGAAATCGTGCTGATGTCAGATCCGAGGATCGCGGCGATCCCCGTGGCCGACTGCGGTGAAGAGCTCCGCGATGTCCGGCTGCAAGAGTCCGTCGCCGTCGACCCACGTAAGGAAGACCGATCGGGGGCTTTCGCGCACCTGCGGGACGGCGTCCTGGCCCGTCTTCTGGAGGCCCAGAAGTTGCTCCCGGATGGCGTCTGTCTGCTGTTCATCGAGGGGTACCGGCCGCCCGCCCTGCAGCGTTTCTACTTCGAGCGTTACGCCGACGAACTGCGGGCCGACAATCCGAGCTGGTCCGCGGCCCAGGTGCGCGACGCCGCGAGCCGCTACGTGTCGCCGCCCGAGATAGCTCCGCACAGTGCCGGCGCGGCGGTCGACCTCACGCTCATGTCCGCAGATGGGCGGGAACTCGACATGGGGACGCGGGTGAACGCCAGTCCGGAGGAGAGCGACGGCACCTGCTATACGGACGCCCGCAACGTCGCGCCTGAGGCACGCGACAACCGGCGGCTGCTCGGAGATGCTCTGACTGCTGCGGGTTTGGTCAACTATCCGACGGAGTGGTGGCACTGGTCGTACGGCGACCGGTACTGGGCTCATGCCACTGGCGCAGAGCACGCGATCTACGGGCCGCGAGAGCGGGCTTGA
- the hrpA gene encoding ATP-dependent RNA helicase HrpA encodes MSTHPAPGTPALGALAPRLAELSLRDAHRLGRRLEGARKIRKPEARAAVLAEIEAEVAKAEQRMGERRARVPAVSYPEQLPVSQKRDDIADAIRDHQVVIVAGETGSGKTTQIPKICMELGRGVRGMIGHTQPRRIAARTVAERVAEELDTPLGEAVGWKVRFTDQVNPDATFIKLMTDGILLAEIQTDRELRAYDTIIIDEAHERSLNIDFLLGYLAQLLPKRPDLKVVITSATIDPERFSRHFGDAPIIEVSGRTYPVEVRYRPLLEDDSDDADRDQITAILDAVEELQGEGKGDILVFLSGEREIRDTADALVRKQYRFTEVLPLYARLSHAEQHRVFQPHTGRRIVLATNVAETSLTVPGIKYVIDPGFARISRYSHRTKVQRLPIEPVSQASANQRKGRCGRTSDGICIRLYSEDDFEARPEFTDAEILRTNLASVILQMTAAGLGDIEKFPFIDPPDHRNIRDGVQLLQELGALDPTQKDSRKRLTDTGRKLAQLPVDPRLARMVLEADKNGCVREVMVIAAALSIQDPRERPADKQTQADQQHARFKDETSDFLAYLNLWRYIREQQKERGSSSFRRMCKQEYLNFLRIREWQDIYTQLRTVAKQMGIHLNEEDAPEQRVHVSLLAGLLSHIGMKDVKDGTKNEYLGARSAKFAIFPGSALFKKPPRFVMSAELVETSRLWARVNARIEPEWVEPLAEHLLKRTYSEPHWEKDQAAVMAYEKVTLYGVPIIADRKVNYGRIDPEASRELFIRNALVEGDWRTHHKFFADNRKLLSEVEELEHRARRRNILVDDETLFDFYDQKVPEHVVSGAHFDSWWKHKRHEQPDFLDFEREMLIRESAEAVTKADYPDSWRQGNLKFRVTYQFEPGADADGVTVHIPLQVLNQVTDEGFDWQIPGLREEVVTELIRSLPKPIRRNYVPAPNFAKRFLDTAVPLQEPLTTTMARELKRMVGVPFTADDFDWSKVPDHLRITFRIVDERRRKLAEDKDLETLKLQLKPKARKALSQAAAATAERQGGESLERKGLTDWTIGSLTRVFETRRAGQPVKAYPALVDDGDTVSVRLFDTEAEQQQAMWKGMRRLILRNIPVNPAKFASEKLTNAQKLALSANPHGSIQALFDDCAMAAADKLIGDFGGPVWDEESYRKLYDKVRAEIVDTTVRTVEQVQQVLAAWQACERRLKAVRSPALLPNLADVRAQLDGLVKPGFVTEAGTRRLPDLMRYLVAADRRLQQMPTNVQRDTTRMEKVHEMRDEYAWLLEQMPQGRPVPSSVLDIRWMIEELRVSYFAHALGTAYPVSDKRIVKAIDAAAP; translated from the coding sequence ATGTCTACGCACCCCGCCCCCGGCACCCCCGCCCTCGGCGCCCTCGCCCCCCGTCTGGCCGAACTGTCGCTGCGCGACGCGCACCGGCTCGGCCGGCGGCTCGAAGGTGCCCGCAAGATCCGCAAGCCGGAGGCCCGCGCCGCCGTTCTCGCCGAGATCGAGGCCGAGGTCGCCAAGGCCGAACAGCGGATGGGCGAGCGGCGGGCCCGCGTTCCCGCCGTCAGCTATCCCGAGCAGCTTCCGGTCAGCCAGAAGCGCGACGACATCGCCGACGCCATCCGTGACCACCAGGTCGTGATCGTCGCCGGTGAGACCGGATCCGGGAAGACCACGCAGATCCCGAAGATCTGCATGGAGCTCGGCCGGGGCGTGCGCGGCATGATCGGGCACACGCAGCCCCGGCGGATCGCGGCGCGTACCGTCGCCGAGCGGGTGGCGGAAGAGCTGGACACCCCGCTCGGCGAGGCCGTCGGCTGGAAGGTGCGGTTCACCGACCAGGTCAACCCGGACGCCACCTTCATCAAGCTGATGACCGACGGCATCCTGCTCGCCGAGATCCAGACCGACCGCGAGCTGCGCGCCTACGACACGATCATCATCGACGAGGCCCACGAGCGGTCCCTCAACATCGACTTCCTGCTCGGGTATCTCGCGCAGTTGCTGCCGAAGCGGCCCGATCTCAAGGTCGTCATCACCTCGGCCACCATCGACCCCGAGCGCTTCTCCCGGCACTTCGGCGACGCCCCGATCATCGAGGTCAGCGGGCGTACCTACCCCGTCGAGGTCCGCTACCGGCCCCTCCTTGAGGACGACTCCGACGACGCCGACCGCGACCAGATCACCGCGATCCTCGACGCCGTCGAGGAGCTTCAGGGCGAGGGAAAGGGCGACATCCTCGTCTTCCTCTCCGGTGAGCGGGAGATCAGGGACACCGCCGACGCGCTCGTACGGAAGCAGTACCGCTTCACCGAGGTCCTCCCCCTCTACGCCCGGCTGTCCCACGCCGAGCAGCATCGCGTCTTCCAGCCCCACACCGGCCGCAGGATCGTTCTGGCGACCAACGTCGCCGAGACCTCCCTCACCGTCCCGGGCATCAAGTACGTCATCGACCCCGGCTTCGCCCGGATCAGCCGGTACAGCCATCGCACGAAGGTGCAGCGGCTCCCCATCGAGCCGGTCTCCCAGGCCAGCGCCAACCAGCGCAAGGGCCGCTGCGGCCGTACGTCCGACGGCATCTGTATCCGCCTCTACAGCGAGGACGACTTCGAGGCCCGCCCGGAGTTCACGGACGCGGAGATCCTGCGTACGAACCTCGCGTCCGTCATCCTGCAGATGACCGCCGCCGGACTCGGCGACATCGAGAAGTTCCCCTTCATCGACCCGCCGGACCACCGCAACATCCGCGACGGCGTCCAACTCCTCCAGGAACTGGGCGCGTTGGACCCCACGCAGAAGGACTCGCGAAAGCGCCTCACCGACACCGGCCGCAAGCTCGCCCAGCTGCCCGTCGACCCCCGGCTGGCCCGCATGGTCCTGGAGGCCGACAAGAACGGCTGTGTCCGCGAGGTCATGGTCATAGCCGCCGCCCTGTCCATCCAGGACCCGCGCGAGCGCCCGGCCGACAAGCAGACGCAGGCCGACCAGCAGCACGCCCGCTTCAAGGACGAGACCAGCGACTTCCTCGCCTATCTCAACCTGTGGCGGTACATCCGCGAGCAGCAGAAGGAACGCGGCTCGTCGTCCTTCCGCCGGATGTGCAAGCAGGAGTACCTGAACTTCCTGCGCATCCGCGAATGGCAGGACATCTATACGCAGTTGAGAACGGTCGCCAAGCAGATGGGCATCCATCTGAACGAGGAGGACGCGCCCGAGCAGAGGGTCCACGTCTCACTCCTCGCAGGGCTGCTCTCCCACATCGGCATGAAGGACGTGAAGGACGGCACGAAGAACGAGTATCTGGGCGCCCGGAGCGCCAAGTTCGCGATCTTCCCCGGCTCCGCCCTGTTCAAGAAGCCCCCGCGCTTCGTGATGTCCGCCGAACTGGTGGAGACCAGCCGCCTGTGGGCCCGCGTCAACGCCCGCATCGAGCCCGAGTGGGTCGAACCCCTCGCCGAGCACCTGCTCAAGCGGACGTACAGCGAACCGCACTGGGAGAAGGACCAGGCCGCGGTGATGGCGTACGAGAAAGTCACGCTCTACGGCGTCCCGATCATCGCCGACCGCAAGGTCAACTACGGCCGGATCGACCCGGAGGCCTCCCGCGAGCTGTTCATCCGCAACGCGCTCGTCGAGGGCGACTGGCGCACGCACCACAAGTTCTTCGCCGACAACCGCAAGCTCCTCAGCGAGGTCGAGGAGCTGGAGCACCGCGCCCGGCGCCGGAACATCCTCGTCGACGACGAGACGCTCTTCGACTTCTACGACCAGAAGGTCCCCGAACACGTCGTCTCCGGCGCCCACTTCGACTCCTGGTGGAAGCACAAGCGGCACGAGCAGCCCGACTTCCTCGACTTCGAGCGCGAGATGCTCATCCGGGAGTCCGCGGAGGCGGTCACCAAGGCCGACTATCCGGACTCCTGGCGGCAGGGCAACCTGAAGTTCCGGGTGACGTACCAGTTCGAGCCGGGCGCGGACGCCGACGGCGTGACCGTCCATATCCCGCTCCAGGTCCTGAACCAGGTCACGGACGAGGGCTTCGACTGGCAGATTCCCGGGCTGAGGGAGGAGGTCGTCACCGAGCTGATCCGCTCCCTCCCGAAGCCGATCCGCCGCAACTACGTGCCGGCGCCGAACTTCGCGAAGAGGTTCCTGGACACGGCCGTGCCCCTCCAGGAACCCCTCACCACCACCATGGCCCGCGAGCTGAAGCGCATGGTGGGCGTTCCCTTCACCGCGGACGACTTCGACTGGTCCAAGGTCCCCGACCACCTCCGTATCACCTTCCGGATCGTCGACGAGCGGCGCCGCAAGCTGGCCGAGGACAAGGATCTGGAGACTCTGAAGCTCCAGCTGAAGCCGAAGGCGAGGAAAGCCCTCTCGCAGGCCGCTGCGGCCACCGCCGAACGCCAGGGCGGCGAGTCCCTGGAGCGCAAGGGCCTCACCGACTGGACGATCGGCTCCCTCACCCGCGTCTTCGAGACCCGGCGTGCGGGGCAGCCCGTGAAGGCGTACCCGGCGCTGGTGGACGACGGCGACACCGTCTCCGTACGCCTCTTCGACACGGAGGCGGAGCAGCAGCAGGCCATGTGGAAGGGCATGCGGCGGCTGATCCTCCGCAACATCCCGGTGAACCCGGCGAAGTTCGCGTCCGAGAAGCTGACGAACGCCCAGAAGCTCGCCCTGTCCGCCAATCCGCACGGCTCCATCCAGGCCCTGTTCGACGACTGCGCGATGGCGGCGGCGGACAAGCTGATCGGCGACTTCGGAGGGCCGGTCTGGGACGAGGAGTCGTACCGGAAGCTGTACGACAAGGTCCGCGCCGAGATCGTCGACACGACGGTCCGTACGGTGGAGCAGGTGCAGCAGGTCCTCGCCGCGTGGCAGGCCTGTGAGCGCCGTCTGAAGGCCGTACGGAGCCCCGCGCTGCTGCCGAACCTGGCGGACGTACGGGCTCAGCTGGACGGCCTCGTGAAGCCGGGCTTCGTGACGGAGGCGGGGACGCGGCGGCTGCCGGATCTGATGCGGTACCTGGTGGCCGCGGACCGCCGGCTCCAGCAGATGCCGACGAACGTCCAGCGGGACACCACGCGCATGGAGAAGGTCCACGAGATGCGGGACGAGTACGCGTGGCTGCTGGAGCAGATGCCGCAGGGCCGGCCTGTGCCCTCCTCCGTCCTGGACATCCGCTGGATGATCGAGGAGCTCCGGGTCAGCTACTTCGCTCACGCGCTCGGCACGGCGTACCCCGTCTCCGACAAGCGCATCGTGAAGGCGATCGACGCGGCGGCCCCGTAA
- a CDS encoding DEAD/DEAH box helicase, with translation MSISSTDHVVVPENGDETVEAPELTFADLGLPEGVVRKLAQNGVTSPFPIQAATIPDALAGKDILGRGRTGSGKTLSFGLPALATLAGGRTEKRKPRAVILTPTRELAMQVADALQPYGDVVGLKMKVVCGGTSMGNQIYALERGVDILVATPGRLRDIINRGACSLENVQIAVLDEADQMSDLGFLPEVTELLDQIPAGGQRMLFSATMENEIKTLVDRYLKDPVHHEVDAAQGAVTTMSHHILVVKPKDKAPVTAAIASRKGRTIIFVRTQLGADRVAEQLRDAGVKADALHGGMTQGARTRTLADFKDGYVNCLVATDVAARGIHVDGIDLVLNVDPAGNHKDYLHRAGRTARAGRTGTVVSLSLPHQRRQIFRLMEDAGVDAGRHIINSGTAFEPEVAEITGARSMTEVQAESAGNAAQQAEREVAHLAKQLERAQRRAAELREEADRLVARVARERGEDPEAAVAEAQAAVVEALEASVPEQPAAQDVDRAEASASYERRERRDNDRGGFRRDERRDNDRGGFRRDERRDDRGGRSFERRDNDRGGFRRDERRDNDRGGVRRDDRRDDRGGRSFERRDNDRGGFRRDERRDDRGGRSFERRDDRGGRSFERRDNDRGGFRRDDRPAARPFERRDERGGHRGSDRPVNRDRRDDRPGFRSGGHDRPYGRRDDHRGGGTGTGTGTGSGSFGRRDDKPRWKRNG, from the coding sequence ATGTCCATTTCCAGTACTGATCACGTCGTCGTGCCCGAGAACGGGGACGAGACCGTAGAGGCCCCCGAGCTCACCTTCGCGGACCTCGGTCTCCCCGAGGGCGTCGTGCGCAAGCTCGCGCAGAACGGCGTGACCAGCCCCTTCCCGATCCAGGCCGCGACCATCCCGGACGCCCTGGCCGGCAAGGACATCCTCGGCCGTGGCCGCACCGGCTCCGGCAAGACCCTCTCCTTCGGCCTGCCGGCCCTGGCCACGCTGGCCGGCGGCCGCACCGAGAAGCGCAAGCCCCGCGCCGTCATTCTCACCCCGACCCGTGAGCTCGCCATGCAGGTGGCGGACGCGCTGCAGCCCTACGGCGACGTCGTCGGCCTGAAGATGAAGGTCGTCTGCGGCGGCACCTCCATGGGCAACCAGATCTACGCCCTCGAGCGCGGCGTCGACATCCTCGTCGCCACGCCCGGCCGCCTCCGCGACATCATCAACCGCGGCGCCTGCTCCCTCGAGAACGTGCAGATCGCCGTACTCGACGAGGCCGACCAGATGTCCGACCTGGGCTTCCTGCCCGAGGTCACCGAGCTGCTCGACCAGATCCCGGCCGGCGGCCAGCGGATGCTGTTCTCCGCGACCATGGAGAACGAGATCAAGACCCTCGTCGACCGGTACCTCAAGGACCCGGTCCACCACGAGGTGGACGCCGCCCAGGGCGCGGTGACGACCATGTCGCACCACATCCTCGTCGTGAAGCCCAAGGACAAGGCGCCGGTCACCGCCGCGATCGCCTCCCGCAAGGGCCGCACGATCATCTTCGTCCGCACCCAGCTCGGTGCCGACCGTGTCGCCGAGCAGCTGCGCGACGCCGGTGTGAAGGCCGACGCGCTGCACGGCGGCATGACGCAGGGTGCGCGCACCCGGACGCTGGCCGACTTCAAGGACGGCTACGTCAACTGCCTGGTCGCCACGGACGTCGCGGCGCGCGGCATCCACGTCGACGGCATCGACCTGGTCCTGAACGTCGACCCGGCGGGCAACCACAAGGACTACCTGCACCGCGCGGGTCGTACCGCCCGAGCCGGTCGCACCGGCACGGTCGTCTCCCTCTCGCTCCCGCACCAGCGCCGCCAGATCTTCCGGCTGATGGAGGACGCGGGCGTCGACGCCGGCCGTCACATCATCAACTCCGGTACGGCGTTCGAGCCCGAGGTCGCCGAGATCACGGGCGCCCGTTCGATGACCGAGGTCCAGGCCGAGTCCGCGGGCAACGCCGCGCAGCAGGCCGAGCGTGAGGTCGCCCACCTCGCCAAGCAGCTGGAGCGGGCGCAGCGGCGCGCCGCCGAGCTGCGCGAGGAGGCCGACCGGCTGGTCGCCCGGGTCGCCCGCGAGCGCGGCGAGGACCCGGAGGCGGCGGTCGCCGAGGCGCAGGCCGCGGTGGTGGAGGCCCTCGAGGCGTCCGTGCCCGAGCAGCCGGCCGCCCAGGATGTGGACCGGGCCGAGGCTTCGGCGTCGTACGAGCGTCGTGAGCGCCGTGACAACGACCGGGGTGGCTTCCGTCGCGACGAGCGTCGGGACAACGACCGTGGTGGGTTCCGTCGTGACGAGCGTCGGGATGACCGTGGTGGTCGTTCGTTCGAGCGTCGGGACAACGACCGTGGCGGGTTCCGCCGTGACGAGCGTAGGGACAACGACCGAGGTGGCGTCCGTCGCGACGACCGTCGGGACGACCGTGGCGGCCGTTCCTTCGAGCGCCGTGACAACGACCGTGGTGGTTTCCGCCGTGACGAGCGTCGGGACGACCGTGGCGGCCGTTCCTTCGAGCGTCGCGACGACCGCGGTGGGCGTTCCTTCGAGCGTCGGGACAACGACCGCGGTGGCTTCCGCCGTGACGACCGCCCGGCCGCCCGCCCCTTCGAGCGCCGTGACGAGCGCGGCGGTCACCGTGGCAGCGACCGCCCCGTCAACCGCGACCGCCGCGACGACCGCCCGGGCTTCCGCTCCGGCGGCCACGACCGCCCCTACGGCCGTCGTGACGACCACCGCGGCGGCGGCACCGGCACCGGCACCGGCACCGGCTCCGGCTCCTTCGGACGCCGGGACGACAAGCCGCGCTGGAAGCGCAACGGCTGA